A DNA window from Coffea arabica cultivar ET-39 chromosome 6c, Coffea Arabica ET-39 HiFi, whole genome shotgun sequence contains the following coding sequences:
- the LOC113691591 gene encoding protein TIFY 10A-like, whose protein sequence is MGSSEVMDSGRFPAAQKSNFAHTCSRLSQYLKEKGSFGDLSLGLTRNFEPNGPPTKTMNLLPMIEKTGKNSDAPAAARTPSMPVNLFGTAFPKGEAQKKTDDSVVKAEPETAQMTIFYNGQVMVFNDFPADKAKEIMLLAGQGTSLHGVNTYATVNMVPKPAESATTNLVTSSPTIVPSFANNLVQESAQKPLQPNFNDFPIARKASLTKFLEKRKDRITARAPYPVGAAVSKPAESKTWLGFAPQFPVQMERHA, encoded by the exons ATGGGTTCGTCGGAAGTTATGGATTCCGGGAGGTTCCCAGCTGCCCAGAAGTCAAACTTTGCTCATACTTGTAGTCGTCTCAGTCAATACTTGAAGGAGAAGGGTAGCTTTGGAGATCTCAGCCTTGGTCTCACCCGAAACTTTGAGCCTAATG GGCCTCCGACTAAGACCATGAATTTGCTCCCCATGATCGAGAAAACGGGTAAGAATTCCGATGCGCCGGCGGCGGCTAGGACTCCCAGCATGCCGGTAAATCTTTTTGGCACCGCATTCCCTAAAGGAGAAGCCCAAAAGAAAACCGATGACAG TGTGGTAAAGGCGGAACCAGAAACTGCCCAAATGACGATTTTCTACAATGGACAAGTCATGGTGTTCAATGACTTCCCAGCAGACAAGGCCAAGGAAATCATGCTTTTGGCCGGCCAGGGAACTTCACTGCATGGTGTCAACACTTATGCTACTGTTAACATGGTTCCAAAACCGGCTGAATCTGCTACCACAAACTTGGTTACCTCTTCTCCAACCATTGTCCCCAGCTTTGCTAACAACTTGGTCCAAGAATCTGCCCAGAAACCTCTTCAACCGAATTTTAATG ATTTTCCAATTGCAAGGAAAGCTTCACTCACAAAGTTCTTGGAGAAGCGAAAAGATAG GATCACAGCAAGAGCACCATACCCGGTGGGAGCTGCTGTTTCGAAGCCGGCTGAAAGCAAGACATGGCTGGGCTTCGCTCCTCAATTCCCTGTGCAAATGGAGCGCCATGCGTAG
- the LOC140008462 gene encoding uncharacterized protein, producing the protein MLPRTRPISRVGKLILPVSVTTTWSECGENDIQLCITNYFKRKKPMAGKVGSSRQDRAQFPMERELEFAEYLVELKRANRMNKGNLKSEVFPAIVDQFAKNGYHFDESQIKAKYYSLRHLTQKYNRMRLRVIGAGWDPLLQTVTMDEIKWQDVIKL; encoded by the exons ATGCTGCCGCGCACTAGACCCATTTCTAGAG TCGGAAAACTCATACTTCCTGTTTCTGTTACGACTACTTGGTCCGAGTGTGGAGAGAACGATATACAGCTTTGCATCACCAATTATTTCAAG CGTAAAAAACCAATGGCCGGTAAGGTTGGTTCATCGAGGCAAGATCGAGCCCAATTTCCAATGGAGCGAGAGCTTGAATTTGCGGAGTATTTGGTTGAATTAAAACGGGCTAATAGAATGAACAAGGGCAACTTAAAGAGTGAGGTGTTCCCGGCAATTGTTGATCAATTTGCCAAAAATGGATACCACTTTGATGAATCTCAAATCAAGGCGAAGTATTATTCTTTGCGCCATCTGACTCAAAAATACAATCGCATGCGATTGAGGGTGATTGGGGCCGGATGGGATCCCCTCCTCCAGACTGTAACCATGGATGAAATCAAATGGCAAGATGTGATTAAG CTTTAA
- the LOC113693636 gene encoding FCS-Like Zinc finger 13, with product MLGKRPTPVIGNLTNSFFLGKRAAGLMDVATSPRSPLEFRIQSPRGMKHYDLGGVGLGIVAALEKSVHDHANENLATKALSNRNINRSNPIPVNPARNFNNRANRKGGIEEAEMDSMEDYTFVTCHGPGNKSFTRVYYDGGSKGYQISDFGREGSRSNRPSLFTLSPARFDNSPAIPTCDFLDSCNLCHKKLQGRDIYMYRGEKAFCSTECRYSHMMMDEHKEKCSSEASRSVEVSSSPYKNGHGQILSPGIFAI from the exons ATGCTAGGCAAGAGACCTACTCCAGTGATTGGGAACCTGACCAATTCGTTCTTTTTAGGCAAACGGGCGGCCGGGCTAATGGATGTTGCCACTAGCCCCAGAAGTCCATTGGAGTTCAGGATTCAATCCCCCAGAGGCATGAAGCATTATGATCTTGGTGGGGTTGGATTAGGAATCGTTGCTGCCCTTGAAAAGTCAGTTCATGATCATGCAAATGAAAATCTTGCTACCAAGGCCTTGTCCAATCGGAATATTAATCGGTCCAATCCAATTCCTGTTAATCCAGCTCGGAACTTTAACAATCGAGCTAACCGCAAGGGAGGTATTGAGGAAGCGGAGATGGATAGTATGGAAGATTATACTTTTGTGACTTGTCATGGACCAGGCAACAAGTCGTTTACCAGAGTGTACTATGATGGAGGGAGCAAAGGATATCAAATAAGTGATTTTGGTAGGGAAGGTTCGAGAAGTAACCGTCCCAGCTTGTTCACCTTATCTCCTGCTAGATTTGATAATTCTCCAGCTATCCCGACTTGTGATTTTCTCGATTCTTGCAACTTATGCCACAAGAAGCTTCAAGGCAGAGACATTTACATGTACAG GGGAGAGAAAGCATTTTGTAGTACAGAGTGCAGATACAGTCACATGATGATGGATGAACACAAAGAAAAGTGTAGCTCTGAAGCTTCAAGATCAGTAGAAGTTTCAAGCTCACCTTACAAAAATGGCCACGGCCAGATACTTTCACCAGGAATTTTTGCAATCTAA
- the LOC113691769 gene encoding oligouridylate-binding protein 1 isoform X1 — MQQQRLKQQQQQQQQALMQQSLYHPGLLAHTQIEPILSGNLPPRFDSSTCRSVYVGNIHPQVTEPLLQEVFSSTGPLEGCKLIRKEKSSYGFVDYFDRRSAALAIVTLNGRHLFGQPIKVNWAYASAQREDTSNHFNIFVGDLSPEVTDSTLFACFSVYPSCSDARVMWDQKTGRSRGFGFVSFRSQQEAQSAINDLNGKWLGSRQIRCNWAAKGAANGDDKQSLDAKSVVELTNGTSEDGQEKSGEDAPENNPQYTTVYVGNLAPEVTSVDLHRHFHSLGAGVIEDVRVQRDKGFGFVRFSNHAEAARAIQLGNACILFGKPIKCSWGSKPTPPGTSSTPLPPPAVAHMPGFSATDLAAYERQIALSKMAGAQALMHPQGQRIGAASQAIYDGGYPGIATTQPPIYYQ, encoded by the exons atgCAGCAGCAGAGGCtgaagcagcagcagcagcagcaacaacaaGCATTGATGCAGCAATCTCTCTACCACCCGGGTCTTTTAGCTCATACTCAG ATAGAGCCTATATTGAGTGGAAATCTGCCTCCAAGATTTGATTCAAGTACATGCCGCAGTGT ATATGTTGGGAATATCCACCCACAAGTGACAGAACCACTTCTTCAAGAGGTTTTCTCTAGTACTGGTCCTCTTGAAGGTTGCAAGCTCATCAGAAAGGAGAAG TCATCCTATGGTTTTGTGGATTACTTTGACCGAAGATCAGCTGCACTTGCTATTGTGACTCTTAATGGGCGACATCT ATTTGGACAACCTATAAAAGTTAACTGGGCATATGCCAGCGCTCAGAGGGAGGACACgtcaa ATCACTTCAACATTTTTGTTGGCGACCTTAGTCCAGAGGTTACAGATTCCACATTGTTTGCTTGCTTTTCTGTCTATCCTAGCTGCTC AGATGCAAGAGTTATGTGGGATCAAAAGACTGGTCGTTCAAGAGGTTTTGGATTTGTTTCTTTCCGTAGCCAGCAG GAAGCCCAAAGTGCTATAAATGATTTGAATG GGAAGTGGCTTGGGAGCAGACAAATACGCTGCAACTGGGCAGCAAAAGGTGCTGCTAACGGTGATGACAAGCAGAGCTTAGATGCAAAAAGTGTGGTGGAACTTACAAATGGAACATCAG AAGATGGTCAAGAGAAGAGTGGCGAAGATGCTCCAGAAAATAATCCCCAATATACCACTGTTTATGTTGGCAATCTTGCCCCAGAA GTGACATCGGTGGATCTCCATCGTCATTTCCACTCTCTTGGAGCTGGAGTGATTGAAGATGTCCGTGTTCAACGAGACAAGGGTTTTGGTTTTGTGAGATTCAGCAACCATGCCGAAGCTGCTCGTGCTATTCAGTTGGGAAATGCATGTATTCTGTTTGGCAAGCCAATCAAG TGCTCCTGGGGTAGCAAGCCTACTCCTCCTGGGACTAGTTCCACTCCTCTACCCCCGCCAGCTGTAGCACACATGCCAGGATTTTCAGCCACGGATCTTGCAGCCTACGAGCGACAAATTGCTTTGAGTAAAATGGCTGGTGCACAAGCTCTGATGCATCCCCAGGGTCAGAGAATTGGAGCTGCTAGCCAGGCAATCTATGATGGTGGATATCCGGGTATTGCTACGACCCAGCCACCTATATATTATCAGTAA
- the LOC113691769 gene encoding oligouridylate-binding protein 1 isoform X2, with protein MQQQRLKQQQQQQQQALMQQSLYHPGLLAHTQIEPILSGNLPPRFDSSTCRSVYVGNIHPQVTEPLLQEVFSSTGPLEGCKLIRKEKSSYGFVDYFDRRSAALAIVTLNGRHLFGQPIKVNWAYASAQREDTSNHFNIFVGDLSPEVTDSTLFACFSVYPSCSDARVMWDQKTGRSRGFGFVSFRSQQEAQSAINDLNGKWLGSRQIRCNWAAKGAANGDDKQSLDAKSVVELTNGTSDGQEKSGEDAPENNPQYTTVYVGNLAPEVTSVDLHRHFHSLGAGVIEDVRVQRDKGFGFVRFSNHAEAARAIQLGNACILFGKPIKCSWGSKPTPPGTSSTPLPPPAVAHMPGFSATDLAAYERQIALSKMAGAQALMHPQGQRIGAASQAIYDGGYPGIATTQPPIYYQ; from the exons atgCAGCAGCAGAGGCtgaagcagcagcagcagcagcaacaacaaGCATTGATGCAGCAATCTCTCTACCACCCGGGTCTTTTAGCTCATACTCAG ATAGAGCCTATATTGAGTGGAAATCTGCCTCCAAGATTTGATTCAAGTACATGCCGCAGTGT ATATGTTGGGAATATCCACCCACAAGTGACAGAACCACTTCTTCAAGAGGTTTTCTCTAGTACTGGTCCTCTTGAAGGTTGCAAGCTCATCAGAAAGGAGAAG TCATCCTATGGTTTTGTGGATTACTTTGACCGAAGATCAGCTGCACTTGCTATTGTGACTCTTAATGGGCGACATCT ATTTGGACAACCTATAAAAGTTAACTGGGCATATGCCAGCGCTCAGAGGGAGGACACgtcaa ATCACTTCAACATTTTTGTTGGCGACCTTAGTCCAGAGGTTACAGATTCCACATTGTTTGCTTGCTTTTCTGTCTATCCTAGCTGCTC AGATGCAAGAGTTATGTGGGATCAAAAGACTGGTCGTTCAAGAGGTTTTGGATTTGTTTCTTTCCGTAGCCAGCAG GAAGCCCAAAGTGCTATAAATGATTTGAATG GGAAGTGGCTTGGGAGCAGACAAATACGCTGCAACTGGGCAGCAAAAGGTGCTGCTAACGGTGATGACAAGCAGAGCTTAGATGCAAAAAGTGTGGTGGAACTTACAAATGGAACATCAG ATGGTCAAGAGAAGAGTGGCGAAGATGCTCCAGAAAATAATCCCCAATATACCACTGTTTATGTTGGCAATCTTGCCCCAGAA GTGACATCGGTGGATCTCCATCGTCATTTCCACTCTCTTGGAGCTGGAGTGATTGAAGATGTCCGTGTTCAACGAGACAAGGGTTTTGGTTTTGTGAGATTCAGCAACCATGCCGAAGCTGCTCGTGCTATTCAGTTGGGAAATGCATGTATTCTGTTTGGCAAGCCAATCAAG TGCTCCTGGGGTAGCAAGCCTACTCCTCCTGGGACTAGTTCCACTCCTCTACCCCCGCCAGCTGTAGCACACATGCCAGGATTTTCAGCCACGGATCTTGCAGCCTACGAGCGACAAATTGCTTTGAGTAAAATGGCTGGTGCACAAGCTCTGATGCATCCCCAGGGTCAGAGAATTGGAGCTGCTAGCCAGGCAATCTATGATGGTGGATATCCGGGTATTGCTACGACCCAGCCACCTATATATTATCAGTAA